The genome window CCTTTGACCCGCGACAGGGTGCTGATCCGGCTGCCTTCTGCCAGAAAGGCCAGGGTTTCCAGAATCTCGTGTTCCGGGGTGCGTTTACGGTAGAAGATCGTCCCCAGGGTTTCGGTGAAGGTCTTCCCGCAGGTTTTGCATTGATAGCGTTGGACGCCTTTGGCCGTCTTGCCTGACTTTTTAATGTTCCGCTGCTGGCCGGTCTGAAGCTTCCCGTAATCAGGGCAGGCTCCGTTTGGACAAAAATCTCCACTATGGGCAAACTTCTCCATCTTGTCTCCCTCGGTTTCGTTTGCCCAGAGTATATATCATTCTCTAACTACACTCAAGAGGGAGACTATCCAAGTATCTAAACTTGAAAAAACAGAGTAAATGCCAAAAGCATTTTAGGCATACTAACCCTGGAAGTAAGCAAGGGCACAGAAATAAAAATTACCGCTGTTGGAGAGGATGAAGAAAAGGCCATCTCTAAAATCAAAAACTTAATTGAAGGCGATTTTGAATAGGAGGCAAAATGAACAGGAATAATAGGGACAACTTAGCAATGATACGATTTATATCTGACGAGGGGATCGATAAAATTCATGAAAGCACACTTACAGCTCTGGATGAGATTGGAATAAAA of Deltaproteobacteria bacterium contains these proteins:
- a CDS encoding IS1 family transposase, which gives rise to MEKFAHSGDFCPNGACPDYGKLQTGQQRNIKKSGKTAKGVQRYQCKTCGKTFTETLGTIFYRKRTPEHEILETLAFLAEGSRISTLSRVKGHKEDTILQWLREAAQHAEQLEDVLMAEFRVERGQLDALWAYVRNKGEKKLSRDG
- a CDS encoding HPr family phosphocarrier protein; the protein is MLGILTLEVSKGTEIKITAVGEDEEKAISKIKNLIEGDFE